In the genome of Gemmatimonadota bacterium, one region contains:
- a CDS encoding glycosyltransferase family 1 protein → MKPISTFVVKPSLPKALQGLEALAYNLRWAWDPDTMDLFRRIDPILWETVYHNPVRLLNDISQERLNQLSENPGFMAHFKRVSESFRAFMDGETYFHSAHGKTTSDIQIAYFSAEFGLTEGLPIYSGGLGVLAGDHLKSASTLGLPFAAVGLLYQHGYFNQYLTNDGWQQEEYTENDYYALPVQIVRDEHGRDITITLAFPEAEARVRIWKVQVGRIPLYLLDTNLMENPPSIREITAQLYGGDSETRIRQEILLGIGGVRALNALGIQPTVCHMNEGHSAFLGLERIRQAMHDDGATFDQAAEYTSAGHVFTTHTPVPAGHDVFPVSLIEKYFRSYAHELGLSMSAFLALGQGGPQRAGDGFNMTVLAFRLSSYRNGVSKLHGEVSRNMWQSLWPGLPKNEIPIASITNGVHIASHISQQMRALEDNYMGPRRLEEPHDQSVWETIDHIPPEELWRVHERRRERLVAFARQRLRKQLQRETASSIDMARADEVLTADALTIGFARRFATYKRATLLFHDLERLTRILCNEERPVQVIFAGKAHPQDHAGKEFIQEIFSLTQREYLHRRLVFIENYDMCVARYLVQGVDIWLNTPMRPQEASGTSGMKAVANGALNLSVLDGWWAEAYQPELGWEIGHGKEYDDPAYQNQIEARAIYNILEKEAVPLFYTRGVDGLPRGWIARMKNAMRVLCPKFNTHRMVQEYTERFYLKAHARSRDLSDDNGARARALAEWKDRVRHGWKDVAIRSVTSSQMQTSHVGDKIEIRADVALGDLTVEDVAVEIFHGQVGTEGQIVQGESLPMVLVDPHTFVGHLPLQKSGRWGYTVRIRPHHEDLNSICDTGLITWA, encoded by the coding sequence GTGCGCCTGCTCAATGACATCAGCCAGGAACGCCTGAATCAACTCTCTGAAAATCCGGGATTCATGGCGCATTTTAAGCGGGTGTCTGAGTCTTTCCGCGCGTTTATGGATGGGGAGACCTATTTTCACTCTGCCCATGGCAAAACAACGTCCGATATTCAAATCGCCTATTTCTCTGCGGAGTTTGGTCTCACCGAGGGTCTGCCGATCTATTCGGGTGGTCTGGGTGTGTTGGCCGGGGATCACCTCAAGTCTGCGAGTACACTGGGGTTGCCTTTTGCTGCGGTAGGTCTGCTGTATCAACACGGCTATTTCAATCAGTATCTCACAAATGACGGTTGGCAGCAAGAAGAATATACCGAAAATGACTATTACGCGCTGCCCGTCCAGATTGTTCGCGATGAACACGGGCGAGATATTACCATTACTCTCGCGTTTCCCGAGGCAGAAGCGCGGGTGCGAATATGGAAAGTGCAGGTTGGGCGCATTCCCCTGTACTTGCTCGATACCAATTTGATGGAAAATCCGCCGTCTATCCGCGAAATTACGGCGCAACTTTACGGTGGGGATAGCGAAACGCGCATTCGGCAGGAAATTCTGCTGGGTATTGGCGGCGTGCGCGCGCTCAACGCATTGGGCATACAGCCCACCGTATGCCACATGAATGAAGGGCATTCGGCTTTTCTGGGGCTGGAGCGCATCCGGCAGGCGATGCACGACGATGGTGCTACATTTGATCAGGCCGCAGAGTACACATCAGCAGGTCACGTTTTTACGACCCATACCCCCGTTCCAGCCGGGCACGATGTTTTTCCCGTTTCTCTGATCGAAAAATACTTCAGGTCCTATGCGCATGAACTCGGTCTTTCCATGTCCGCGTTTCTCGCTTTGGGACAGGGCGGTCCCCAAAGAGCTGGCGATGGTTTTAACATGACTGTGCTCGCGTTCAGGCTGTCGTCCTATCGCAATGGCGTCAGCAAACTCCACGGCGAGGTCTCGCGCAATATGTGGCAATCGCTGTGGCCCGGGTTGCCGAAGAATGAAATCCCCATTGCGTCTATTACCAATGGCGTTCACATTGCTTCCCATATTTCGCAACAAATGCGCGCCCTTGAAGACAATTACATGGGGCCTCGGCGCCTGGAGGAACCTCACGATCAGAGTGTGTGGGAGACGATAGACCACATCCCGCCCGAAGAACTCTGGCGCGTCCACGAGCGCAGGAGAGAACGCCTCGTTGCATTTGCCCGGCAACGTCTCAGAAAGCAGTTGCAGCGAGAAACTGCGTCGTCAATCGATATGGCGCGTGCCGACGAAGTCCTGACTGCCGATGCGCTTACGATTGGTTTTGCCAGGCGTTTTGCAACGTATAAACGCGCGACGCTCTTGTTTCACGATCTCGAAAGGCTCACGCGCATCCTGTGCAATGAGGAACGTCCCGTTCAGGTTATTTTTGCGGGCAAAGCGCACCCTCAAGACCACGCGGGGAAGGAATTTATCCAGGAAATTTTCAGTCTCACGCAGCGCGAGTATCTCCATCGCCGTCTGGTTTTTATCGAAAATTACGATATGTGTGTGGCGCGTTATCTCGTGCAAGGGGTCGATATCTGGCTGAATACGCCGATGAGACCCCAGGAAGCGAGCGGTACCAGTGGCATGAAAGCCGTTGCCAATGGCGCGCTAAATCTCAGTGTGCTCGATGGTTGGTGGGCAGAAGCCTATCAACCGGAATTGGGCTGGGAGATCGGACACGGCAAAGAATACGACGATCCGGCGTATCAAAACCAGATTGAAGCGCGGGCAATTTACAATATTCTCGAGAAAGAAGCTGTGCCGCTTTTTTACACTCGCGGTGTGGATGGGTTGCCCAGAGGATGGATCGCCCGGATGAAAAACGCCATGCGCGTGTTGTGCCCAAAGTTCAATACCCATCGCATGGTGCAGGAATACACCGAGCGGTTCTACTTGAAGGCGCATGCGCGATCGAGAGATCTTTCGGATGACAATGGCGCGAGAGCCAGAGCGCTGGCTGAATGGAAAGATAGAGTTCGCCATGGGTGGAAGGATGTGGCGATCCGTTCTGTAACGTCGAGCCAGATGCAAACATCGCATGTGGGCGATAAGATCGAAATTCGCGCAGATGTCGCGCTGGGCGACTTGACCGTAGAGGATGTAGCTGTCGAGATTTTTCACGGGCAGGTCGGCACAGAGGGGCAAATTGTTCAAGGTGAGTCGCTGCCGATGGTGCTTGTGGATCCCCATACTTTTGTGGGGCACCTGCCTTTGCAAAAAAGCGGCCGATGGGGCTATACGGTTCGCATCCGCCCGCACCACGAGGACCTCAACTCGATATGTGATACCGGGTTAATTACCTGGGCGTGA